Proteins encoded within one genomic window of Arachis ipaensis cultivar K30076 chromosome B08, Araip1.1, whole genome shotgun sequence:
- the LOC107610824 gene encoding AAA-ATPase At3g50940-like translates to MSNNTNSTVIVSAVASAAASAMLIRSAANELVPSEVLEYFSSKFFNLRHHFSSRFTIAIEEYQGMMCNHMYEAAEVYLGTKAALARHRVRASKSGNDKSPAFSIDKDEEILDDFEGVKVTWRFFRYFEQRTNRNHYINDFNGSSKREVKSYELSFHKKHKDKIFNSYLPFVLERAKAIEEANMALNLYTVGSENEWIGGVEFAHPMSFKTLAIDADLKNKITDDLDKFVKGKEFYNRTGKAWKRGYLLYGPPGTGKSSLIAAMANYLNYDLYDLDLSAVPTNRELKNLVLNMSNRSILVMEDIDCTIKLQNREEEEEEDNMERDKKESKVTLSGLLNAIDGLWSCCGEERIIVFTTNHKEKLDPALLRPGRMDMHIHLSYCTFSAFKQLACNYLKISDHNLFQEIEGLLREVQVTPAEIAGELQKKINAENCLPDIVKFLHNKKMVEQNEPKLSVIME, encoded by the exons ATGTCAAATAACACAAATAGCACTGTAATTGTATCTGCAGTTGCATCTGCTGCAGCCTCAGCTATGCTAATTCGAAGCGCCGCGAACGAATTGGTTCCTTCTGAGGTTCTAGAGtacttttcttcaaaatttttcaatctCAGGCACCACTTCTCGTCGCGATTCACCATTGCGATCGAGGAGTATCAGGGAATGATGTGCAACCACATGTATGAGGCTGCAGAGGTCTATTTAGGCACCAAAGCCGCTCTCGCGAGGCACAGAGTTCGAGCAAGCAAATCAGGGAATGATAAGAGTCCAGCATTCAGCATAGacaaagatgaagaaattttggaTGATTTTGAAGGAGTTAAGGTAACTTGGAGATTTTTCCGTTATTTTGAGCAACGTACTAATAGAAATCATTATATTAATGATTTCAATGGTTCTTCCAAGAGAGAAGTAAAGTCCTATGAACTAAGCTTTCACAAGAAACACAAAGACAAGATCTTCAATTCATATCTTCCATTTGTGTTGGAAAGAGCAAAGGCAATTGAAGAAGCAAACATGGCTTTGAATCTTTACACCGTTGGCAGTGAGAATGAATGGATTGGAGGTGTGGAATTTGCCCACCCCATGAGTTTCAAGACTCTCGCGATCGATGCGGATCTCAAAAACAAGATCACTGATGATTTGGACAAGTTTGTGAAAGGAAAAGAGTTCTATAACAGAACTGGCAAAGCTTGGAAAAGGGGTTACTTATTGTATGGTCCTCCTGGAACTGGCAAGTCGAGTCTTATCGCGGCCATGGCAAATTATCTCAATTATGATCTCTATGACTTAGATCTCAGTGCTGTTCCTACCAATAGGGAGTTGAAGAATCTGGTCCTTAACATGTCGAACCGTTCCATTCTTGTTATGGAAGATATTGATTGCACTATAAAGCTGCagaacagagaagaagaagaggaggaggacaacatggaaagagataagaaagaaaGCAAG GTAACACTATCAGGGCTATTGAATGCAATAGATGGTTTATGGTCATGCTGCGGCGAGGAACGAATCATCGTGTTCACGACAAATCACAAAGAGAAGCTTGATCCTGCTCTTCTAAGGCCTGGAAGAATGGACATGCACATTCACTTGTCATACTGCACTTTCTCTGCTTTTAAACAATTGGCATGCAACTACCTTAAAATCTCAGATCACAATCTCTTTCAAGAGATTGAAGGGCTCTTAAGAGAAGTGCAGGTTACTCCAGCAGAAATTGCAGGAGAgctgcaaaaaaaaattaatgctgAAAATTGCCTGCCAGATATTGTTAAATTCTTGCACAACAAGAAAATGGTGGAGCAAAATGAGCCAAAGTTGAGCGTAATCATGGAATAA